A portion of the Carya illinoinensis cultivar Pawnee chromosome 11, C.illinoinensisPawnee_v1, whole genome shotgun sequence genome contains these proteins:
- the LOC122282281 gene encoding uncharacterized protein LOC122282281: protein MGHRRWLLPGHRWRSKKVEFNGSTDHRQAPIHLSREAILEQLRELQDVQFGKLSKKRKRTANELNWTKKSVFFELPYWKSLELRHNLDVMHIEKNICDSVLGTLMDIEGKSKDTANARRDLANLGIRKELHLQQDGDSCSMRLACYMLNKKEKRSFCEWLASVKFPDSFAANIPRCVNVRESKILGMKSHDSHIFMQRLLPVVISGYLTSDVRQALTELSSFFKKLCARALNIDVLHRLQTDISLILCKLEMIFSPAFFDIMVHLAIHLPQKALLAGPVQYRWMYPFERYLGKFKRYVKNMARPEGSIAEAYIHVECLTFCSMYLHDIEMTFTREERNVDVGPDHTPGSMSVFFQKVRSMGSSSTDRLDDQLFAKAECQHYNKIKEEDPSNVDRRHQTEFGQWFKNHIRELHILNPDEVTDELYALACGPDPWVGTYSGCIMNGIRFHTKDREQHRHSQNSGVVVAGVHRVMPVDFYGVLKEILELRYMGWHLVYLFKCDWWDVGDHRRGIRVGDHLTSVNTSRKWY, encoded by the exons ATGGGTCATCGGCGGTGGTTGTTGCCAGGGCACAGGTGGAGatctaaaaaagttgaatttaatGGTAGTACTGACCATCGGCAAGCACCTATACATTTGTCGAGAGAGGCTATCTTGGAACAATTGAGAGAATTGCAAGATGTACAGTTTGGTAAGTTATCAAAAAAGAGGAAACGCACAGCcaatgagttgaattggaccaaaaaaagtgTATTCTTTGAGTTGCCTTATTGGAAATCCTTGGAATTGAGGCATAACCTagatgtcatgcatattgagaagaacataTGCGATAGCGTATTAGGAACTTTGATGGATATCGAGGGAAAAAGCAAGGACACAGCCAATGCCCGTCGGGATTTGGCCAACCTAGGCATACGGAAAGAATTACACTTACAACAAGATGGTGATAGTTGTTCAATGAGACTGGCTTGTTACAtgctaaataaaaaagagaagagatctTTTTGCGAGTGGTTAGCAAGTGTTAAGTTCCCTGATAGTTTTGCCGCGAACATCCCCCGATGTGTTAATGTACGTGAATCAAAGATCTTAGgcatgaaaagtcatgattctCATATTTTCATGCAACGATTACTGCCAGTGGTGATTAGTGGCTACTTAACCAGTGATGTACGGCAAGCTTTGACTGAGTTAAGTTCATTCTTCAAGAAATTGTGTGCACGAGCATTAAACATTGATGTTCTGCACCGCCTACAAACTGATATCTCTCTTATTCTTTGCAAGTTGGAAATGATATTCTCACCTGCATTCTTCGATATAATGGTGCATCTTGCTATTCACTTGCCACAAAAGGCATTGCTTGCGGGACCTGTCCagtataggtggatgtatccttttgaACGGTATCTAGGGAAGTTCAAGCgttatgtaaaaaatatggcAAGACCTGAAGGCTCAATTGCCGAGGCCTATATTCATGTTGAGTGCCTTACATTTTGTTCGATGTATCTCCATGACATTGAGATGACTTTTACTAGGGAAGAGCGAAATGTGGATGTCGGTCCAGACCATACACCGGGTAGTATGAGTGTATTTTTTCAAAAGGTGAGATCAATGGGTTCGTCCTCCACTGATAGATTGGATGATCAGCTATTTGCAAAAGCTGAGTG TCAGCACTATAACAAGATTAAAGAAGAGGACCCCAGCAATGTTGATCGTAGGCACCAGACCGAATTTGGGCAATGGTTCAAGAACCAT ATTCGAGAATTGCATATCTTGAATCCAGATGAAGTTACAGATGAACTTTATGCTCTTGCTTGCGGACCAGATCCTTGGGTGGGAACATATAGTGGATGCATCATGAATGGAATTCGGTTTCACACAAAAGACCGTGAACAACATCGACACAGCCAAAATAGTGGGGTGGTTGTTGCTGGGGTACATAGGGTGATGCCGGTTGATTTCTATGGTGTGTTGAAAGAGATCCTTGAATTACGCTACATGGGGTGGCATCTTGTGTACTTGTTTAAATGTGACTGGTGGGACGTTGGTGATCATAGACGTGGCATACGTGTAGGGGACCATCTTACAAGTGTGAATACATCAAGAAAGTGGTATTAG
- the LOC122282282 gene encoding uncharacterized protein LOC122282282, with the protein MDKAWMSIEDRFMSNEYAMGVSHFMYMAKEHAQGGIDIRCPCRRCRNMLFQPITTVEEHLFIIGIDPSYKDWIFHGEEEVLDVNSSEEGDDASGNDAYIDDMDELLDDIQAGASMDQSGGLQILGIDGVTPGGSSATFLELLEDARSPLYPSCLTFSKLSFIVKLLYIKTVGGWSVKSFNMVIKLLKSAFPDALLPDSYNDACRLERGLGFNYTKIDACLNDCVLFWKEHSDKEKCPKCNTPRWVLSSTKQKKIPHKVLRHFPLVPRLQRLFVSNKTVGAMRWHATERVNDYNVMRHPANSKVWKDFDVQYPQFASDPRNVRIGLASDGFNPFNNIAKPYSIWPVILVAYNLPPWLCMKDPYLMLSLLIPGPKAPGNDIDVYLRPLIEELKFLWEVGVNTYDAFADQSFRLHAALLWTINDFPAYANLSRWSTKGN; encoded by the coding sequence ATGGACAAGGCGTGGATGAGTATTGAAGATAGATTTATGTCTAACGAGTATGCAATGGGGGTTAGCCATTTCATGTATATGGCTAAGGAGCATGCACAAGGGGGCATTGACATTAGGTGTCCGTGCCGTAGATGTCGTAACATGCTCTTCCAGCCAATAACCACAGTCGAGgagcatttatttattatagggATTGATCCTTCTTATAAGGATTGGATTTTTcacggtgaagaggaagtgTTGGATGTTAATTCATCAGAAGAAGGTGATGATGCCAGCGGAAATGATGCCTATATTGATGATATGGATGAGCTGCTGGATGACATTCAGGCTGGAGCTTCTATGGATCAGTCCGGAGGTTTGCAAATACTTGGTATTGATGGTGTCACACCTGGTGGTTCTTCAGCAACCTTTTTAGAATTGTTAGAAGATGCACGGAGTCCACTTTATCCATCATGCTTGACGTTTTCAAAGCTTTCTTTTATCGTAAAGTTGCTTTATATAAAGACAGTTGGTGGTTGGAGTGTTAAATCCTTTAACATGGTCATCAAGCTCCTGAAATCTGCATTTCCTGACGCTCTTCTCCCTGACTCATACAATGATGCATGCCGATTGGAACGTGGCTTGGGGTTTAATTACACAAAGATAGATGCTTGTTTGAATGATTGTGTCTTATTTTGGAAGGAACATTCTGATAAAGAGAAGTGCCCAAAATGCAACACTCCGAGATGGGTGTTAAGTAGTACTAAGCAAAAGAAAATTCCACACAAAGTGCTCAGACATTTCCCGTTGGTCCCAAGGCTGCAAAGACTATTTGTTTCTAATAAGACTGTCGGGGCAATGAGATGGCATGCTACTGAACGCGTCAACGATTATAATGTGATGAGGCACCCTGCAAATTCGAAGGTATGGAAAGATTTTGACGTGCAGTACCCTCAGTTTGCTTCAGATCCTCGTAATGTGAGAATTGGGTTAGCGAGTGATGGGTTTAATCCATTTAACAATATAGCTAAACCCTACAGTATATGGCCAGTGATTCTTGTAGCATATAACTTGCCCccttggttatgcatgaaagatccatacctCATGCTTTCGTTGCTAATTCCTGGCCCAAAAGCACCAGGCAACGATATCGACGTGTATCTACGCCCTTTAATTGAAGAACTGAAGTTTCTATGGGAAGTGGGTGTCAATACATACGATGCATTTGCAGATCAATCGTTTCGATTACATGCAGCATTACTCTGGACCATTAATGACTTCCCAGCGTATGCTAATCTTTCTaggtggagcacaaagggaaaTTGA